From Mytilus galloprovincialis chromosome 9, xbMytGall1.hap1.1, whole genome shotgun sequence, the proteins below share one genomic window:
- the LOC143046797 gene encoding uncharacterized protein LOC143046797: MVLYEVQYGNRKQIGTALVIGSGTENEMVLQKNERECQTSPELTPRSPTPPPSPAESIEIPLPGSPSLPIIRRPAKGKRSTKIPKPKPASKKSTKPLAKVLSRAMPPTTPQSSIPGPTTVSLSPTNSTSRPTTSGPTTNPTSRPTTSGPTTNSNSRPTTSGPTTNPTSRPTTSGPTTNPTSRPTTSGPTTNSTSRPRPLSPPTSPQIIVHQQPHLQSPQPPSPATPSVNHRSIFPDDHRVFHVLDTILRGVTRLNMKVTDIDNRLKTLEAKHDIHHEESRRGRRQETPWSAPPADSDDGSEATHTIAHPAGMVIDQDRLLTLKGKSQSAGNFAALVIRELKPHLFGPENLRQLYNWNGGGVNGKKGLSPNTKTAVSNYTTMFYPECQKEDYFRDTVIQKINESLRRPAVKRCRRRLLATPLNTINNDANHI; encoded by the exons ATGGTTCTCTATGAGGTGCAGTATGGCAATAGGAAACAAATTGGCACTGCCCTAGTTATTGGGTCTGGGACAGAAAATGAGATGGTGCTGCAGAAAAACGAGAGAGAATGCCAAACATCACCAGAGCTAACGCCTAGATCACCAACACCACCCCCATCTCCAGCCGAATCTATAGAGATTCCTCTTCCAGGTTCCCCTAGCCTTCCAATCATCAGACGTCCTGCCAAAGGGAAAAggtcaacaaaaataccaaaaccCAAACCAGCATCAAAG AAATCAACAAAACCATTAGCCAAAGTTTTGTCAAGGGCAATGCCTCCAACTACACCACAATCATCAATACCGGGACCAACAACCGTATCCCTAAGTCCAACAAATTCAACCTCTAGACCAACAACCTCAGGGCCGACAACAAATCCCACCTCTAGACCAACAACATCAGGGCCGACAACAAATTCCAACTCTAGACCAACAACCTCAGGGCCTACAACAAATCCCACCTCTAGACCAACAACCTCAGGGCCGACAACAAATCCCACTTCTAGACCAACAACCTCTGGACCAACAACAAATTCCACATCTAGACCAAGGCCACTATCACCCCCAACATCACCACAAATAATAGTGCACCAACAACCTCACTTACAATCACCACAACCACCATCACCAGCAACACCATCAGTAAACCATCGATCGATCTTTCCTGATGACCACAGGGTGTTTCATGTCCTCGACACTATCTTGAGAGGGGTCACACGATTAAACATGAAAGTAACAGACATCGACAACAGACTTAAGACTCTAGAGGCCAAACATGACATTCACCACGAAGAGTCTAGGAGAGGAAGAAGGCAGGAGACACCCTGGTCTGCACCACCAGCAGACAGTGACGATGGAAGTGAAGCAACACATACCATTGCCCATCCAGCTGGAATGGTAATTGACCAAGACAGGTTGTTAACGCTGAAAGGGAAGTCCCAGTCTGCAGGAAACTTCGCCGCACTTGTTATAAGAGAATTGAAACCACACCTTTTTGGTCCAGAGAACCTAAGACAACTATATAACTGGAACGGTGGTGGTGTGAACGGAAAAAAGGGGTTAAGCCCAAACACAAAGACGGCAGTAAGCAATTACACCACCATGTTTTATCCTGAATGCCAAAAGGAGGACTACTTTCGAGATACGGTAATTCAGAAGATAAATGAGAGTTTGAGAAGGCCTGCTGTTAAAAGATGTCGTCGAAGGCTGCTCGCAACGCCACTGAACACTATAAACAATGATGCAAATCATATTTAA